The proteins below are encoded in one region of Fibrella aestuarina BUZ 2:
- a CDS encoding DeoR/GlpR family DNA-binding transcription regulator, giving the protein MNFQNRTRGILAALEEHGSIDVHTLATLLQASEMTIRRDLVQLADQGLLIRTRGGAMRVDMAQPFRFEHKAAQRYEQKVHIAQLAAQQIEEGDTVFLDCGSTVFQLCPFIRHKRIQIITNSLPIVSELLGSSVTINLVGGEVDADRQAVHGLMAAQHMQQYRAKRAFIGVDGLSSQHGLSANSEKEASTALQMAAQAEHTYLLCDSSKLERTSYFQFAPLTLAQVLITDAGADPALVTAYQQAGLTVLL; this is encoded by the coding sequence ATGAATTTTCAAAACCGGACGCGAGGCATTCTGGCCGCCCTTGAGGAACACGGCTCGATCGACGTGCATACCTTAGCTACTCTGTTACAAGCCTCGGAGATGACCATCCGGCGCGACCTTGTGCAATTGGCCGATCAGGGTCTGCTCATCCGCACGCGGGGTGGGGCCATGCGGGTGGATATGGCGCAGCCCTTCCGATTTGAACACAAGGCGGCCCAACGATACGAGCAGAAAGTACACATCGCGCAGTTGGCCGCCCAGCAGATCGAGGAAGGCGACACGGTTTTTCTGGACTGCGGCAGTACTGTTTTTCAACTCTGCCCGTTCATCCGCCACAAACGCATCCAGATCATCACCAATTCGTTACCCATTGTGAGCGAGTTGCTTGGCTCCTCCGTCACGATCAATCTGGTCGGCGGCGAGGTCGATGCCGACCGGCAGGCGGTTCATGGGTTGATGGCCGCTCAACACATGCAGCAATATCGAGCCAAGCGGGCCTTCATCGGCGTCGACGGGCTATCGAGTCAGCACGGGCTCAGTGCTAACAGCGAGAAAGAAGCCAGTACAGCCCTGCAGATGGCGGCGCAGGCCGAGCATACGTACCTGCTCTGCGATTCCTCTAAACTCGAACGAACCAGCTATTTTCAGTTTGCCCCGCTTACGCTGGCGCAAGTGCTCATCACCGATGCCGGGGCCGATCCGGCGTTAGTGACCGCTTATCAGCAAGCGGGCCTGACGGTATTGTTATAA
- the nudK gene encoding GDP-mannose pyrophosphatase NudK, whose product MAADYVRITDEKLLSDNWYVLKRYTFDYRQRNGEWTTQTREAYDRGNGATILLHNPTTDTVILTRQFRLPTYVNGNPTGMLIETCAGLLDNDQPDDAIRRETEEETGFRLSNVEKVMEAYMSPGSVTERLFFYLADYNADTERRAGGGVDEEEIDVLEVPLSDALRMIEIGEIMDGKTIMLLYHLKLRQFAAATL is encoded by the coding sequence ATGGCTGCTGATTACGTGCGAATAACCGACGAAAAATTGCTTTCCGACAACTGGTATGTTTTGAAACGCTACACGTTCGACTACCGCCAACGCAACGGTGAGTGGACCACGCAAACGCGCGAAGCCTACGACCGCGGCAATGGCGCGACGATTTTGCTGCATAACCCAACCACCGATACCGTGATTCTGACGCGTCAGTTTCGCCTCCCTACCTACGTGAATGGAAACCCCACGGGCATGCTAATCGAAACCTGCGCCGGCTTGCTCGATAACGATCAGCCCGACGATGCCATACGCCGCGAAACGGAAGAAGAGACGGGCTTTCGGCTGTCGAACGTGGAGAAGGTGATGGAGGCCTACATGAGTCCGGGGTCGGTGACCGAACGGCTCTTCTTTTACCTCGCCGACTACAATGCCGATACGGAGCGGCGCGCGGGTGGGGGCGTCGATGAGGAGGAGATCGACGTGCTCGAAGTGCCACTTTCCGACGCGCTTCGTATGATCGAAATCGGCGAGATTATGGACGGGAAGACAATCATGTTACTATATCACCTAAAACTAAGGCAATTCGCTGCTGCTACCTTATGA
- a CDS encoding SDR family oxidoreductase, whose amino-acid sequence MTPSTTQATTAVLQNPLTKYPQPPYGEQEQDTPGSDAQLTPKADHGETSYKGSGKLVGRKALITGGDSGIGRAVAIAFAREGADVLIAYLNEDDDARETARYVEEAGRKAVLVPGDIGEEAHCRQLVQRAVDELGGLDILVNNAAYQMAHESLQDITAEELDHTFRVNIFAMFHICKAAEEHLKPGSTVINTTSVNAYKPNAQLLAYAATKGAIQNFTANLAQVWAEKGIRVNCVAPGPVWTPLIPATMPPDKTSTFGQDVPLKRAGQPAELAPAYVFLASEDSSYATGSTVQITGGSPTI is encoded by the coding sequence ATGACCCCGTCAACAACCCAGGCCACTACGGCTGTTTTGCAGAATCCGCTGACCAAATACCCGCAGCCACCCTACGGTGAGCAGGAACAAGATACACCCGGCTCCGATGCGCAGCTGACCCCCAAAGCCGACCACGGCGAAACGTCGTATAAAGGATCGGGCAAACTCGTGGGCCGCAAAGCGCTGATTACCGGCGGCGACTCGGGCATCGGCCGGGCGGTGGCGATTGCCTTTGCCCGCGAAGGAGCCGACGTGCTCATCGCCTACCTGAATGAAGACGACGATGCCCGCGAGACCGCCCGGTACGTGGAGGAAGCGGGCCGCAAAGCCGTGTTGGTACCCGGCGATATTGGCGAAGAAGCCCATTGCCGACAGCTCGTTCAGCGGGCCGTCGACGAGTTGGGGGGCCTGGACATTCTAGTCAATAACGCGGCTTACCAAATGGCGCACGAGTCGCTCCAGGACATCACCGCCGAGGAACTTGACCATACCTTTCGGGTGAACATCTTCGCTATGTTTCACATCTGCAAAGCGGCGGAGGAACACCTCAAACCGGGCAGCACCGTCATCAACACGACCTCGGTGAACGCCTACAAGCCCAATGCGCAACTGTTGGCCTACGCTGCTACCAAAGGGGCCATCCAGAACTTTACCGCCAATCTGGCGCAGGTGTGGGCCGAAAAAGGCATTCGTGTCAACTGCGTCGCGCCCGGCCCCGTCTGGACACCGCTAATCCCCGCCACGATGCCACCCGACAAAACCAGCACCTTCGGGCAGGACGTACCCCTGAAACGCGCAGGTCAACCGGCTGAACTGGCGCCCGCCTACGTCTTCCTGGCTTCCGAAGACTCAAGCTACGCCACCGGCAGCACCGTGCAGATTACCGGCGGCTCGCCAACCATTTAG
- a CDS encoding alpha/beta hydrolase family protein has product MLSTIFMLKTALLTTALLGLTALAPTACRQAAPADVTAPKPRTIVDATLLGTYTPDQLRSRYTGVSSALRLLTRYGIQVYKLTYRTTNTDGTAIVASGAVLVPDTDGPVSLLSMQHGTLGGDDQAPSYYRSSSEVYSFGSVFASTGYIVAAPDYIGYGASNKVPHPYQHNQSLASASLDMLRATKEFLADKQVNWNKQLYIAGYSEGGYATIALQKKIEEAAADEFTLTASSAGAGAYDEPAFMRHIVNTKTHGNTDFNRLYLWVLLTYDRIYGLNRPASYYFKEPYASRVKADGRYAQLNASFNETLTDTFRKAVADGTDAAFVKAVQDNAIYDWKPVTPTRLYHGDADNTVFYFNTQNAYEAMQRRGATNVALYRLKGRNHYTGILDFVLGTFEFFGAKQV; this is encoded by the coding sequence ATGCTATCAACTATTTTCATGCTGAAAACCGCGCTGTTGACCACCGCATTGCTGGGGCTGACAGCGCTGGCCCCGACTGCCTGTCGCCAGGCTGCCCCCGCCGACGTAACGGCCCCCAAGCCCCGCACCATCGTCGACGCCACCCTGCTGGGTACGTATACGCCTGATCAACTGCGGAGTCGCTATACGGGGGTGTCGTCGGCATTGCGGCTGCTCACGCGCTACGGCATTCAGGTGTATAAACTCACCTACCGGACCACCAATACTGACGGAACAGCCATCGTGGCGTCGGGGGCGGTGCTGGTACCCGATACCGATGGGCCGGTTTCCTTACTCAGTATGCAGCACGGCACGCTGGGGGGCGACGACCAGGCCCCGTCGTATTACCGGAGCAGCAGCGAAGTGTATTCGTTTGGGTCGGTATTTGCCTCGACGGGCTACATCGTAGCGGCTCCTGATTACATCGGCTACGGGGCGTCCAACAAGGTGCCGCATCCCTATCAGCATAACCAGTCACTGGCGTCGGCATCGCTCGATATGTTGCGGGCGACCAAGGAGTTTCTGGCCGATAAGCAGGTCAACTGGAATAAGCAGCTGTATATCGCGGGCTATTCGGAAGGTGGATACGCCACTATTGCCCTGCAAAAAAAGATCGAGGAAGCGGCTGCCGACGAGTTCACGCTTACGGCGTCGAGCGCGGGGGCCGGTGCCTACGATGAACCGGCTTTTATGCGGCATATCGTGAACACGAAAACGCATGGCAATACCGACTTCAACCGGCTGTATCTGTGGGTGTTGCTGACGTATGATCGGATCTACGGCCTGAATCGACCGGCGTCGTACTACTTCAAGGAGCCTTACGCCAGCCGGGTGAAAGCCGACGGTCGTTATGCGCAGTTAAACGCTAGCTTCAACGAAACGCTGACCGATACCTTCCGCAAGGCCGTAGCCGATGGCACCGATGCGGCGTTTGTGAAGGCCGTGCAGGACAACGCCATTTACGACTGGAAGCCCGTGACGCCCACGCGCCTGTATCACGGCGACGCCGACAACACGGTGTTCTACTTCAATACGCAAAATGCCTACGAGGCCATGCAACGGCGCGGGGCAACCAACGTAGCGCTCTATCGCCTGAAAGGTCGTAATCACTATACCGGCATCCTCGATTTCGTGCTGGGTACGTTCGAATTCTTCGGCGCGAAGCAGGTGTAG
- a CDS encoding TolB family protein, whose translation MRHLYCLFALMPWASSAPQPVISQLETFDLATNQRTVIRRDTGRFEAPNWTKDGTSLIINEQGGLYRVAVRGGQKTRIPTGNITNSNNDHGLSPDGKLLAISNNDLLPGSNSRSSRVYVVPIGGGTPRLVTEQAPSYWHGWSPDGRTLAYVAQRAQGDGSFDFDIYTIPVNGGPETRLTTAKGLDDGPDYAPDGQTIYFNSMRSGKMDIWQMNPNGQNARQLTNDAFSNWFPHPSPDGRWLVFISYLVDQGSNHPADKAVMLRLMDLKTGKLRELARFRGGQGTLNVPSWSPDSRRFAFVSYPEN comes from the coding sequence ATGCGACACCTGTACTGCCTGTTTGCGCTCATGCCCTGGGCGTCGTCGGCGCCACAACCCGTCATCAGTCAGTTAGAAACATTTGATCTGGCCACCAACCAGCGGACAGTGATTCGGCGCGACACAGGCCGATTCGAAGCGCCCAACTGGACGAAAGACGGCACTTCGCTGATTATCAACGAACAAGGGGGCCTGTATCGGGTGGCCGTTCGGGGTGGGCAGAAAACCCGCATTCCTACCGGCAACATTACGAACAGCAACAATGACCACGGCCTCTCGCCCGACGGCAAGCTGCTGGCCATCAGCAACAACGACCTCCTGCCGGGCAGTAACAGCCGGTCGTCGCGGGTGTACGTAGTTCCCATTGGTGGTGGCACGCCGCGCCTTGTCACCGAGCAGGCCCCCTCCTACTGGCATGGTTGGTCGCCGGATGGCCGCACGCTCGCCTACGTGGCGCAACGTGCCCAGGGCGATGGCAGCTTCGACTTCGACATTTATACGATTCCGGTAAATGGCGGCCCCGAAACGCGGCTGACAACCGCCAAAGGCCTCGATGACGGACCCGACTATGCCCCCGATGGGCAAACGATCTACTTCAATTCAATGCGGTCGGGAAAGATGGACATCTGGCAGATGAATCCCAACGGACAGAACGCCCGACAACTCACCAACGACGCGTTTTCAAACTGGTTTCCACACCCGTCACCCGATGGGCGCTGGCTCGTCTTCATCAGTTACCTGGTCGATCAGGGCAGCAACCACCCGGCCGACAAAGCTGTCATGCTACGCCTCATGGACCTGAAGACGGGCAAGCTCCGCGAACTCGCCCGGTTTCGGGGCGGGCAGGGTACCCTCAACGTACCCAGTTGGTCGCCCGACAGCCGCCGGTTTGCCTTTGTGAGTTATCCGGAGAACTGA
- a CDS encoding YtxH domain-containing protein, with product MRSTRDFLTGLLTGVAIGILTAPRSGKETREKLVDEANKRSEGLKDQFNQVKDQAKDQFEKVKQQANQYVDQAKDQFNQVKDQAKGQFNQAKDQVESEYNKQQAKSDYNNKVDELADDVKSGVNSAKESFKID from the coding sequence ATGCGCAGTACACGTGATTTTTTGACCGGCCTTTTAACTGGCGTAGCCATTGGTATCCTCACAGCCCCCCGCAGCGGCAAAGAAACTCGTGAGAAACTGGTTGATGAAGCAAACAAACGCTCAGAAGGCCTGAAAGACCAGTTCAATCAGGTGAAAGACCAGGCGAAGGACCAGTTCGAGAAGGTGAAGCAACAAGCCAACCAATACGTTGATCAGGCGAAAGACCAGTTCAACCAGGTGAAAGATCAAGCCAAAGGACAGTTCAATCAGGCAAAAGACCAGGTTGAATCAGAATACAACAAGCAACAGGCCAAGTCTGACTACAATAACAAAGTTGATGAACTCGCCGACGACGTTAAGTCGGGCGTGAACTCCGCTAAGGAGTCGTTCAAAATCGACTAA
- a CDS encoding YtxH domain-containing protein, which produces MKSLPGILIGIAVGVVAGVLLAPESGRKTRNKLSSDADSFFKDLQGQLQDGLDAIRNQYNDYVDQAAETAKGAAGDVKRRARF; this is translated from the coding sequence ATGAAGTCACTACCAGGTATCTTAATAGGCATTGCCGTTGGCGTAGTAGCTGGTGTATTGCTGGCCCCCGAAAGCGGCCGCAAAACCCGGAATAAACTCTCTTCTGACGCCGATAGCTTCTTTAAAGATCTTCAGGGTCAACTGCAGGACGGTCTCGATGCCATCCGCAACCAGTATAACGACTACGTTGATCAAGCGGCTGAAACAGCCAAAGGTGCTGCTGGCGATGTAAAACGCCGGGCACGGTTCTAG
- a CDS encoding SixA phosphatase family protein — translation MRFNYFLSAGLLCLLASCAPQSTIYIVRHAERANDSDTTSLSAAGLQRAERLSQRLAGLPLDSIFVTPYTRTRQTAAPTARSKGLPLTQYAVKPVTEIAERVRRFRGKSALIVGHSNTVLEIARALGTSPSIREIRHTDYQYLLILRFRQPSSGQPRVTLREDTY, via the coding sequence ATGCGATTCAACTATTTCCTGTCAGCAGGCCTTCTGTGCCTCCTGGCGAGCTGCGCTCCGCAGTCAACTATTTACATAGTGCGCCATGCCGAGCGCGCCAACGACTCCGATACGACCAGCCTATCGGCGGCGGGGCTGCAACGGGCCGAGCGCCTGAGTCAGCGACTGGCCGGTTTACCCCTCGACAGCATCTTTGTAACCCCCTATACCCGCACCCGGCAAACCGCTGCGCCCACCGCTCGTTCAAAGGGTTTGCCGTTGACTCAATATGCCGTGAAGCCCGTCACCGAAATCGCTGAGCGGGTGCGTAGATTTCGGGGTAAGTCGGCCCTGATCGTCGGTCATAGCAACACGGTGCTGGAGATTGCCCGTGCGCTGGGTACGTCGCCAAGCATCCGCGAAATCCGTCACACCGATTATCAGTACCTGCTTATTCTGCGTTTCCGGCAGCCGTCATCGGGTCAGCCACGGGTTACCCTTCGCGAAGACACCTACTGA
- a CDS encoding M4 family metallopeptidase, whose protein sequence is MPTRLRSLLIVAACVPIAVLAQQPALPQRGFSVKQKSGPADVELPRRLKADETPLPTNRRQAPTLTATGAPTLTMPPLRLRVVRDAQSGAPIYIENQSPTPSAGNRQGRQSAAAATFSFLRQVRNLMAINDPDQSFTIRQTLTDELGQTHHRLTQTHRGLPVYGAELTVHLTNGEVTHVMGRYRNVPSTLAILPTLSLSDAGKVAMNDVGRKTIVQMFGQNLLKMEPVKGELCVYTGLDGSNVPARLAYDLTIRPNLMERWQYLVDAETGAVLHKFNNTCGVDGPVNATARDLNGVSRTFKTYLSGTSYYLLDASRAMFSAPKSKMPDSPVGAIWTIDAKNTYGDNLKVSQVTSANNTNWTPTAVSAQYNGGVAYDYFLKTYGRNAINGNGGTIVSIINVNDEETGKGMDNAYWNGEYMFYGNGDVGFKPLAGALDVAGHEMSHGVIQNTANLNYQGQSGAINESYADVFGVLIDRDDWTVGEDVVQSRIFPSGALRSMQNPNQGGAKGDPNGYQPKTMAQYVSTTEDNGGVHINSGIPNYAFYQIATAIGKDKAEQIYYRALTTYLTRSSQFIDLRLALVKAATDRHGASSAEVTAIKTAFDNVGITETSSTPKQDTPTIPTANGQDLVAVISTGDGKLYSTPYPNTAFTVRSTSQPQRRPSLTDDGKYAVFVGADKRIRAVDMTRPASETVISTETIWANAAISKDGTKLAALTTNEDGKMYIYSFDLAKWQTFTLYNPTSASGVKTGEVAYADSFEWDYSGDYVIYDAFNKLNNATGSPVNFWDVGMIHVWDGAKKNFADGRIDKLFTDLDEGVSIGNPSFSKTSPDIITFDYFDETSDTYYVISANVEKGDVKLTYENNTLGFPSYSRTDNAMVFTAEVNSKEVVGIISLEADKITPKAGTEKILYNSAKWPVWYTNAARAIPTKTNQTITFNAIADRLISAGNLTLSATSSANLPVGFTVKSGPAELVGSSQLKFTGTGTVTVRAFQEGNSTTYAATPVDRTFEVQALLATEPDWSGQVRVFPNPTRSRVAVELPAGIVWTAASLVSSNGAAVQQHQTALPAPTLHLDLGTLPTGLYLLNIDTNEGQVRRKIVRE, encoded by the coding sequence ATGCCTACACGACTACGTTCTCTTCTCATTGTCGCCGCCTGCGTTCCCATAGCGGTACTGGCGCAACAGCCCGCCCTGCCACAACGGGGCTTTTCGGTTAAACAAAAAAGCGGACCGGCCGATGTGGAGTTGCCCCGGCGACTGAAGGCCGATGAGACGCCCCTGCCAACCAACCGGCGGCAGGCACCCACGCTGACCGCTACCGGCGCGCCCACGCTGACGATGCCACCCCTGCGGCTGCGGGTAGTGCGCGATGCGCAGTCGGGTGCCCCCATCTACATCGAAAATCAGTCACCCACGCCCAGCGCCGGCAATCGGCAGGGGCGGCAGTCGGCTGCGGCGGCTACGTTCTCGTTTTTGCGCCAGGTACGTAACCTGATGGCCATCAACGACCCGGATCAGTCGTTTACCATCCGCCAGACCCTAACCGACGAACTGGGGCAGACACACCACCGGCTCACCCAAACGCACCGGGGCCTGCCCGTCTACGGCGCCGAACTGACCGTGCACCTGACCAACGGCGAGGTGACGCACGTGATGGGCCGTTACCGCAACGTACCCAGCACGCTGGCCATTTTGCCGACGTTATCGCTGAGTGACGCCGGTAAGGTGGCCATGAACGACGTTGGCCGCAAAACCATCGTGCAGATGTTCGGGCAAAATCTCCTCAAGATGGAGCCCGTCAAAGGCGAGTTGTGTGTCTATACGGGGCTGGACGGTAGCAACGTACCCGCCCGGCTGGCCTACGACCTCACCATCCGCCCCAACCTGATGGAACGCTGGCAGTACCTTGTCGACGCCGAAACCGGGGCGGTGCTGCATAAATTTAATAACACCTGCGGGGTCGATGGGCCCGTCAACGCCACTGCCCGTGACCTTAACGGCGTGTCGCGCACGTTCAAAACGTACCTGAGCGGGACCAGCTATTACCTGCTCGACGCCTCGAGGGCCATGTTCAGCGCACCGAAGTCGAAAATGCCCGACTCGCCGGTTGGCGCGATCTGGACCATCGACGCCAAAAACACGTATGGCGACAACCTGAAGGTGAGCCAGGTTACGTCGGCCAACAACACCAACTGGACGCCCACGGCCGTATCGGCCCAGTACAATGGGGGCGTGGCTTACGACTACTTTCTGAAAACGTATGGGCGGAATGCGATCAACGGCAACGGGGGTACCATCGTCTCGATCATCAACGTCAACGACGAAGAAACTGGTAAAGGCATGGATAACGCCTATTGGAATGGCGAATACATGTTCTATGGCAACGGCGACGTGGGGTTCAAGCCGCTCGCGGGGGCGCTCGACGTGGCAGGCCACGAAATGAGCCACGGCGTGATTCAGAACACAGCCAATCTGAATTACCAGGGACAATCGGGCGCGATCAACGAATCCTATGCCGACGTTTTCGGGGTGTTGATCGACCGCGACGACTGGACGGTTGGCGAAGATGTGGTGCAAAGCCGGATCTTTCCGTCGGGGGCTTTGCGGAGCATGCAGAACCCAAACCAGGGCGGGGCCAAGGGAGATCCCAACGGGTATCAGCCCAAAACGATGGCGCAATATGTGAGTACGACCGAAGACAACGGCGGGGTGCATATCAACAGCGGCATCCCCAACTACGCCTTCTACCAGATCGCGACGGCCATTGGCAAAGACAAAGCCGAACAGATTTATTACCGGGCCCTGACTACGTACCTGACCCGCTCGTCGCAATTTATTGACCTGCGGCTCGCGCTGGTGAAAGCCGCCACCGACCGCCACGGCGCCAGCAGTGCCGAAGTAACGGCAATAAAAACGGCCTTCGATAACGTGGGCATCACCGAAACCAGCAGCACACCCAAACAGGATACCCCGACTATCCCGACAGCCAACGGGCAGGATCTGGTCGCCGTGATCAGCACCGGCGATGGCAAACTGTACAGCACGCCCTATCCCAATACGGCCTTCACGGTCCGTAGCACCTCGCAGCCACAACGCCGCCCCAGCCTCACCGACGATGGGAAGTACGCCGTTTTCGTAGGAGCCGATAAACGCATCCGGGCCGTAGACATGACGCGCCCCGCTTCGGAAACCGTGATTTCGACCGAGACGATCTGGGCCAACGCGGCCATTTCAAAAGACGGCACCAAACTGGCGGCGCTCACGACCAACGAGGACGGCAAGATGTATATCTACAGCTTCGATCTGGCCAAGTGGCAAACCTTCACGCTCTACAACCCCACGTCGGCCAGCGGCGTGAAAACGGGGGAAGTCGCCTATGCCGATTCGTTCGAGTGGGATTATTCGGGCGATTACGTGATTTACGACGCGTTCAACAAACTGAACAATGCCACAGGCAGCCCTGTCAACTTCTGGGATGTAGGCATGATCCACGTGTGGGACGGGGCGAAAAAGAATTTCGCCGATGGTCGAATTGATAAGCTGTTTACCGACCTCGACGAAGGCGTTAGCATCGGGAATCCGTCGTTTTCAAAGACCTCGCCTGACATTATCACGTTCGATTATTTCGACGAAACGAGCGATACCTATTATGTCATTTCGGCCAACGTTGAGAAAGGCGATGTCAAGCTGACCTACGAAAACAACACACTCGGCTTCCCCAGCTATTCGCGCACCGATAATGCCATGGTGTTTACGGCGGAGGTCAACAGTAAGGAAGTCGTGGGGATCATTTCGCTCGAAGCGGATAAGATCACGCCCAAGGCTGGTACGGAAAAAATACTCTACAACAGCGCCAAATGGCCAGTCTGGTACACAAACGCGGCGCGGGCCATCCCGACCAAAACCAACCAGACGATTACGTTCAATGCTATTGCCGACCGCTTGATCTCGGCGGGCAACCTGACGCTGTCGGCCACGTCATCGGCCAATTTGCCGGTTGGGTTTACCGTAAAATCGGGGCCAGCCGAACTGGTGGGTAGTAGTCAGCTGAAATTCACCGGCACGGGTACCGTTACGGTGCGGGCCTTCCAGGAAGGAAACAGCACCACCTACGCCGCCACGCCTGTCGACCGGACGTTTGAAGTGCAGGCCTTGCTCGCTACCGAACCCGATTGGAGCGGCCAGGTACGTGTGTTTCCGAATCCGACCCGCTCGCGCGTCGCGGTCGAACTCCCGGCGGGCATCGTCTGGACGGCAGCCAGTTTGGTCAGCAGCAACGGGGCCGCGGTGCAGCAGCACCAGACCGCGCTGCCCGCCCCCACGCTCCACCTCGATCTGGGTACGTTACCCACTGGCCTCTACCTGCTCAACATAGACACCAACGAAGGCCAGGTACGTCGGAAGATCGTGCGGGAGTAA
- a CDS encoding DoxX family protein has product MDEKTVKKVARLLLGANLIVAGVSHLSFARKAFRAQVPDWVPLPVDDTVVYSGIAEIALGSSLVFAGPNQQETVGKIAAGFFTAVFPGNISQYVNKRSAFGLDTDRKRLTRLFFQPVLVYWALKSTEK; this is encoded by the coding sequence ATGGACGAGAAAACGGTTAAGAAAGTGGCCCGCCTGCTGTTGGGGGCCAACCTGATTGTGGCTGGCGTAAGCCACCTGTCGTTTGCCCGCAAGGCCTTCCGGGCCCAGGTGCCCGATTGGGTGCCCCTGCCCGTCGATGATACAGTGGTCTATTCGGGGATCGCCGAAATTGCGCTGGGCAGCAGCCTAGTGTTCGCCGGCCCTAACCAGCAGGAAACGGTCGGGAAAATCGCGGCGGGTTTTTTCACGGCAGTTTTCCCCGGCAACATTTCCCAATACGTCAACAAACGCAGTGCCTTCGGTCTGGACACCGACCGCAAGCGCCTGACCCGCCTCTTCTTCCAGCCCGTCCTGGTCTACTGGGCCCTGAAAAGCACCGAGAAATAA
- a CDS encoding bile acid:sodium symporter family protein — translation MAKVSLGTLLARVGLDWFILALLGMIGLARLWPEPGLGDGPLSLSALTNYGVSLIFFFYGLRLNVEQLKAGLRNYRLHLLIHLTTFVLFPALVLGARALLVSPETMLLWTGIFYVAALPSTVSSSVVMVSIAEGNIPAAIFNASISSLIGVFITPIWMSALLSASNGQFDLQGVILKLSVQVIVPVVLGLLLNKRLGWFSERYKTALRYFDQLTILLIVYTAFCESFTLNLFRGYSALDLLALAGGMLLLFFVVFFVVMLVSRLLHFSREDRITALFCGSKKSLVQGSVMAKVLFPPTAAGVVLLPIMMYHALQLIVASILAKAMINWHPKSPPNRANAPQVVTDSEM, via the coding sequence ATGGCAAAGGTGTCGCTGGGAACGTTACTGGCCCGCGTTGGGCTCGACTGGTTTATTCTCGCCCTGTTGGGTATGATTGGGTTGGCCCGCCTCTGGCCGGAGCCTGGCCTCGGCGACGGGCCACTGTCGCTGTCGGCGCTGACCAACTACGGCGTTTCGCTCATTTTCTTTTTCTACGGCCTTCGGCTCAACGTCGAACAACTCAAGGCGGGGTTGCGCAATTATCGGCTACACCTGCTCATTCACCTCACCACGTTTGTGCTGTTTCCGGCGCTGGTACTCGGAGCGCGGGCCCTGTTGGTCTCGCCTGAAACGATGCTGCTCTGGACGGGTATTTTCTACGTAGCGGCCCTGCCGTCAACGGTTTCGTCGTCGGTGGTGATGGTCTCCATTGCCGAGGGCAACATACCGGCGGCTATTTTCAACGCCAGCATTTCCAGTCTCATTGGCGTTTTCATTACGCCCATCTGGATGAGTGCCCTGCTGAGCGCCAGCAACGGGCAGTTTGATTTGCAGGGCGTTATCCTGAAGCTGTCAGTGCAGGTAATCGTGCCGGTGGTGCTGGGCCTGCTACTCAACAAACGCTTAGGCTGGTTTTCTGAACGTTACAAAACGGCCCTGCGCTACTTCGATCAGCTGACGATTTTGCTCATTGTCTATACCGCGTTCTGCGAGTCGTTCACGCTGAATCTGTTTCGCGGCTACTCGGCACTTGATCTGCTGGCGCTGGCAGGCGGCATGTTGTTGCTCTTCTTTGTTGTCTTTTTCGTGGTGATGCTGGTGAGTCGACTACTACACTTCAGCCGCGAAGACCGAATTACGGCCCTGTTCTGCGGGTCCAAAAAATCGCTGGTGCAGGGGAGTGTCATGGCCAAAGTGCTGTTTCCGCCCACGGCAGCGGGCGTAGTGCTGCTGCCGATTATGATGTACCACGCCCTGCAACTCATCGTGGCCAGCATCCTCGCCAAAGCCATGATCAACTGGCATCCGAAGTCACCGCCGAACCGGGCAAACGCCCCTCAGGTAGTGACCGATTCAGAGATGTAA